A single window of Pieris rapae chromosome 4, ilPieRapa1.1, whole genome shotgun sequence DNA harbors:
- the LOC111001269 gene encoding myosin heavy chain, muscle isoform X18, whose amino-acid sequence MPKPIVQEGEDPDPTPYLFVSLEQKRIDQSKPYDGKKACWVPDEKEGFLQGEIKATKGDLVTVNLPGGETKDFKKDFVTQVNPPKYEKCEDMSNLTYLNDASVLYNLKQRYYHKLIYTYSGLFCVAINPYKRFPVYTTRCARLYRGKRRSEVPPHIFAISDGAYVNMLTNHENQSMLITGESGAGKTENTKKVIAYFATVGASQKKDASQEKKGSLEDQVVQTNPVLEAFGNAKTVRNDNSSRFGKFIRIHFGPSGKLAGADIETYLLEKARVISQQALERSYHIFYQMMSGSVNGLKAMCLLSDNVHDYNIIAQGKTTIPNVDDGEECVLTDQAFDILGFTQEEKDNVYKITAAVMHMGGMKFKQRGREEQAEADGTEDGEKVAKLFGVDCADLYKNLLKPRIKVGNEFVTQGRNKDQVTNSIGALCKGVFDRLFKWLVKKCNETLDTKQKRQHFIGVLDIAGFEIFDFNGFEQLCINFTNEKLQQFFNHHMFVLEQEEYQREGIEWTFIDFGMDLQNCIDLIEKPMGILSILEEESMFPKATDQTFVEKLNNNHLGKSPPYLKPKPPKPGCQAAHFAIGHYAGNVGYNITGWLEKNKDPLNDTVVDQFKKGSNKLLVEIFADHPGQSGDAGAGGGGKGGRGKKGGGFATVSSAYREQLNNLMATLRSTQPHFVRCIIPNELKQAGLIDSHLVMHQLTCNGVLEGIRICRKGFPNRMVYPDFKLRYMILAPAIMQQEKDPKEAARKCLEAVNLDPDSYRIGHTKVFFRAGVLGQMEELRDDRLSKIVSWLQSYIRGYLARKEFKRLQEQRIALQVVQRNLRKYLQLRTWPWWKLWQRVKPLLNVTRIEDEIAKLEEKAQKAQEAFEKEEKLRKEVEALNAKLLEEKQALLSNLEGEKGSLSEVQERANKLQAQKADLENQLRDTQDRLTQEEDARNQLFQGKKKLEQEISGLKKDVEDLELSVQKAEQDKATKDHQIRNLNDEIAHQDELINKLNKEKKLQGESTQKTSEELQAAEDKVNHLNKVKQKLEQTLDELEDSLEREKKLRGDVEKQRRKVEGDLKLTQEAVTDLERNKKELEQTIQRKDKEISSLTAKLEDEQSLVSKLQKQIKELQGRIEELEEEVESERQARAKAEKQRADLARELEELGERLEEAGGATSAQIELNKKREAELSKLRRDLEEANIQHESTLASLRKKHNDAVAEMGEQLDQLNKLKAKAEHDRASSYNELNNTRAAIDQVAREKAAQEKIVKQLQHQLNEVQNKADEANRTLNDLDAAKKKLSIENSDLLRQLEEAESQVSQLSKIKVSLTTQLEDTKRLADEESRERATLLGKFRNLEHDLDNIREQVEEEAEGKADLQRQLSKANAEAQLWRSKYESEGVARSEELEEAKRKLQARLAEAEETIESLNQKVVALEKTKQRLATEVEDLQLEVDRATAIANAAEKKQKAFDKIIGEWKLKVDDLAAELDASQKECRNYSTELFRLKGAYEEGQEQLEAVRRENKNLADEVKDLLDQIGEGGRNIHEIEKARKRLEAEKDELQAALEEAEAALEQEENKVLRAQLELSQVRQEIDRRIQEKEEEFENTRKNHQRALDSMQASLEAEAKGKAEALRMKKKLEADINELEIALDHANKANAEAQKNIKRYQQQIKDLQTALEEEQRARDDAREQLGISERRANALQNELEESRTLLEQADRARRQAEQELGDAHEQLNDLSAQSASLSAAKRKLESELQTLHSDLDELLNEAKNSEEKAKKAMVDAARLADELRAEQDHAQTQEKLRKALEQQIKELQVRLDEAEANALKGGKKAIQKLEQRVRELENELDGEQRRHADAQKNLRKAERRIKELTFQAEEDRKNHERMQDLVDKLQQKIKTYKRQIEEAEEIAALNLAKFRKAQQELEEAEERADLAEQAISKFRGKGRAGSTARGVSPAPPRSRPALDGFGTFPPRFDLAPEDF is encoded by the exons ATGCCGAAGCCAATTGTCCAAGAGGGTGAGGACCCCGATCCGACCCCATACCTGTTCGTATCACTCGAACAGAAGCGCATCGACCAAAGCAAGCCCTACGATGGTAAGAAGGCTTGCTGGGTACCAGACGAGAAAGAGGGCTTCCTACAGGGAGAAATTAAAGCCACCAAGGGGGACCTAGTGACCGTCAACCTCCCTGGAGGCGAG ACAAAAGACTTCAAGAAGGACTTTGTTACTCAAGTGAACCCGCCTAAATACGAAAAATGTGAGGATATGTCCAACTTGACATACCTCAACGACGCTTCCGTTTTGTATAACTTGAAGCAGAGATATTACCATAAGCTCATTTAC ACTTACTCGGGTCTCTTCTGTGTGGCTATCAACCCTTACAAGAGGTTCCCCGTGTACACGACACGATGTGCCAGGCTCTACCGAGGCAAGCGTCGCTCGGAAGTGCCTCCCCACATTTTCGCCATTTCCGACGGTGCTTACGTCAACATGTTAACCAACCACGAGAATCAATCTATGTTGATTAC CGGTGAGTCTGGTGCTGGTAAGACTGAGAACACGAAGAAGGTAATTGCGTACTTCGCGACCGTTGGTGCGTCGCAAAAGAAAGACGCAAGCCAGGAGAAAAAGGGCTCTCTAGAGGACCAAGTCGTACAAACTAACCCTGTACTTGAAGCCTTCGGTAACGCCAAGACCGTCCGTAACGACAACTCATCCCGTttc GGTAAATTCATCCGTATCCACTTCGGACCATCAGGAAAACTGGCCGGAGCTGATATTGAAACTT ATCTATTGGAGAAGGCCCGTGTAATCTCCCAGCAGGCGCTGGAACGTTCTTACCACATCTTCTACCAGATGATGTCCGGCTCCGTCAATGGACTTAAGG CCATGTGTTTGCTGTCCGACAACGTACATGATTATAACATCATTGCGCAAGGAAAAACTACAATTCCCAATGTTGATGATGGAGAGGAATGTGTACTGACCGAT CAAGCCTTCGACATCCTGGGTTTCACTCAAGAGGAGAAAGACAATGTTTACAAGATCACAGCTGCTGTCATGCACATGGGTGGTATGAAGTTCAAGCAGAGGGGTCGTGAGGAGCAAGCTGAGGCTGACGGCACTGAG GATGGTGAAAAGGTCGCCAAGTTGTTCGGTGTTGACTGCGCTGACCTATACAAGAACTTGTTGAAGCCCCGCATTAAGGTCGGAAACGAGTTCGTGACCCAAGGTCGTAACAAGGACCAGGTTACCAACTCCATTGGTGCCCTCTGCAAGGGTGTGTTTGACAGGCTGTTCAAGTGGCTGGTCAAGAAGTGTAACGAGACTCTTGACACCAAGCAAAAGAGACAGCACTTCATTGGTGTGCTTGATATCGCCGGTTTCGAGATCTTCGAC TTCAATGGTTTTGAACAACTCTGCATTAATTTCACCAACGAGAAACTGCAGCAGTTCTTTAACCACCACATGTTCGTACTGGAACAAGAGGAGTACCAGCGCGAAGGCATCGAGTGGACTTTCATTGACTTTGGCATGGACCTTCAAAATTGCATTGACCTTATTGAAAAG CCCATGGGTATCCTCTCCATTCTTGAGGAAGAGTCTATGTTCCCGAAAGCCACCGATCAGACCTTCGTTGAGAAGTTGAACAACAACCACTTGGGTAAATCCCCCCCTTACCTGAAGCCCAAACCCCCGAAGCCCGGTTGCCAGGCAGCTCACTTCGCCATTGGTCACTACGCCGGTAAT GTCGGTTACAACATCACTGGATGGCTTGAGAAGAACAAGGACCCCTTGAACGACACTGTCGTTGACCAGTTCAAGAAGGGAAGCAACAAACTGTTGGTTGAGATCTTCGCTGACCACCCTGGTCAGTCCGGAGATGCCGGTGCTGGTGGTGGTGGCAAAG GCGGTCGCGGTAAGAAGGGTGGTGGTTTCGCAACTGTCTCATCTGCCTACAgg GAACAACTTAACAATTTGATGGCCACACTGAGGTCAACCCAACCTCACTTCGTACGTTGTATCATCCCCAACGAGTTGAAGCAGGCCG GTCTCATCGACTCCCACCTTGTGATGCACCAGCTGACATGTAACGGTGTGCTTGAGGGTATCCGTATCTGTCGTAAAGGTTTCCCCAACAGGATGGTCTACCCCGACTTCAAGCTCCG TTACATGATTCTTGCGCCAGCCATCATGCAACAAGAAAAAGATCCTAAAGAAGCAGCTAGGAAATGTCTGGAAGCCGTGAACCTTGACCCTGATAGCTATCGTATCGGCCACACCAAG GTATTCTTCCGCGCCGGAGTCCTGGGTCAGATGGAAGAGTTACGTGACGACAGATTGTCTAAGATTGTTTCTTGGCTACAATCCTACATCCGTGGTTACCTTGCACGTAAGGAATTCAAGAGGCTGCAGGAACAGAG AATCGCTCTCCAAGTTGTCCAGCGCAACTTGCGCAAATACCTGCAGCTCCGCACCTGGCCATGGTGGAAGTTGTGGCAGAGGGTCAAGCCCCTCCTCAACGTCACCCGTATCGAGGACGAGATTGCG AAACTCGAGGAGAAGGCACAGAAGGCCCAAGAGGCTTTCGAAAAGGAAGAAAAGCTCCGCAAGGAGGTGGAGGCTCTCAACGCCAAGCTGTTGGAAGAGAAGCAGGCGCTGCTTTCCAACTTGGAAGGAGAGAAGGGGTCTCTCAGCGAAGTGCAGGAACGCGCTAACAAACTGCAGGCTCAAAAGGCCGACCTCGAGAACCAACTTAGG GACACACAAGACCGTCTTACACAAGAAGAGGATGCCCGCAATCAGCTCTTCCAGGGCAAGAAGAAGTTGGAACAGGAAATCTCTGGACTCAAGAAGGATGTTGAAGATCTGGAGCTTTCCGTCCAGAAGGCTGAACAAGACAAGGCGACTAAGGACCACCAAATTCGCAACTTGAACGACGAGATCGCCCACCAAGATGAGCTCATCAACAAATTGAACAAAGAGAAGAAATTACAGGGTGAGAGCACCCAGAAGACGTCTGAGGAGCTCCAAGCCGCCGAGGACAAGGTCAACCACCTTAACAAGGTTAAGCAAAAGTTGGAGCAGACCCTCGACGAGCTCGAAGATTCGTTGGAGCGTGAAAAGAAACTCCGCGGTGACGTCGAGAAGCAGAGGAGGAAGGTTGAGGGTGACCTCAAGCTTACTCAGGAGGCCGTCACTGACTTGGAGCGCAACAAAAAAGAACTCGAACAAACCATCCAACGCAAGGACAAGGAAATCTCTTCCCTCACTGCCAAGCTCGAAGACGAACAATCTTTGGTCAGCAAACTCCAGAAACAGATCAAGGAACTACAGGGCCGCATCGAAGAACTCGAAGAGGAAGTGGAGTCGGAGAGACAAGCCCGTGCCAAGGCCGAGAAGCAACGCGCCGACCTCGCACGCGAGCTTGAGGAGCTCGGTGAGCGTCTGGAGGAGGCCGGTGGTGCCACCTCTGCTCAAATCGAGCTCAACAAGAAGCGTGAGGCTGAACTTAGCAAGCTGCGTCGTGACTTGGAGGAAGCAAACATCCAACACGAGTCCACACTCGCTAGCTTGCGCAAGAAGCACAACGATGCCGTTGCCGAGATGGGCGAGCAGCTTGACCAGCTCAACAAGCTCAAGGCTAA GGCTGAGCACGACCGTGCGTCAAGCTACAACGAGCTTAACAACACGCGTGCTGCTATTGACCAAGTAGCGAGAGAGAAG GCTGCCCAAGAAAAGATCGTCAAGCAACTCCAACACCAACTCAATGAGGTACAGAACAAGGCTGATGAAGCTAACCGTACTCTCAACGACTTGGACGCTGCCAAGAAGAAGCTCTCCATCGAGAACTCTGACCTGCTCCGCCAACTCGAAGAAGCCGAGTCTCAAGTCTCACAGCTTTCCAAGATCAAGGTGTCCCTCACCACACAGCTTGAGGACACCAAGAGGCTTGCTGACGAAGAGTCCAGG GAACGCGCTACACTTCTTGGCAAGTTCCGCAACTTGGAGCACGATTTGGACAACATCCGCGAGCAAGTTGAAGAGGAAGCCGAGGGCAAGGCTGATTTACAACGCCAATTGTCCAAGGCTAACGCTGAAGCCCAATTATGGCGCTCCAAGTACGAATCCGAGGGAGTCGCCCGCTCCGAGGAGCTCGAGGAAGCCAAGCGCAAACTCCAGGCTCGCCTCGCAGAAGCCGAGGAAACCATTGAATCACTTAACCAGAAGGTTGTTGCTCTTGAAAAGACAAAGCAGCGCCTTGCTACTGAAGTCGAGGACTTACAGCTCGAGGTCGACAGAGCCACTGCCATTGCCAACGCTGCTGAGAAGAAACAGAAGGCGTTCGACAAGATTATTGGGGAATGGAAACTCAAGGTTGATGACCTGGCGGCTGAACTTGATGCCAGCCAAAAGGAATGCCGTAACTACTCTACTGAACTGTTCCGCCTTAAGGGTGCCTACGAAGAAGGCCAAGAACAACTTGAAGCCGTTCGTCGCGAAAACAAGAACCTCGCTGATGAAGTCAAGGACTTACTTGACCAAATCGGTGAAGGAGGCCGCAACATTCACGAAATTGAAAAGGCAAGGAAGCGTCTTGAAGCTGAGAAGGATGAACTCCAAGCGGCTCTTGAAGAGGCTGAAGCTGCTCTTGAACAAGAAGAAAACAAGGTTCTGCGTGCCCAACTGGAATTGTCACAGGTCAGACAAGAGATCGACAGGAGGATCCAAGAGAAGGAAGAGGAATTCGAAAACACCCGCAAGAACCACCAGCGTGCACTCGACTCTATGCAAGCCTCCCTCGAAGCTGAAGCCAAGGGCAAGGCTGAGGCGCTGCGCATGAAGAAGAAGCTTGAGGCCGACATTAACGAACTTGAGATCGCTCTCGACCACGCTAACAAGGCTAACGCTGAGGCACAGAAGAACATCAAACGCTACCAGCAACAGATTAAGGATCTCCAGACCGCTCTTGAAGAGGAACAGCGTGCCCGCGATGATGCCCGTGAACAGCTCGGAATCTCTGAACGTCGTGCTAACGCTCTCCAGAATGAACTTGAGGAATCTCGTACTCTCCTAGAACAGGCTGACCGTGCCCGCCGTCAAGCTGAACAAGAACTGGGTGACGCTCACGAACAGCTCAATGATCTGTCCGCCCAGAGTGCATCACTCTCCGCCGCCAAGAGGAAACTCGAGTCTGAATTACAGACCCTTCACTCTGACCTTGACGAACTCCTTAACGAGGCCAAGAACTCAGAAGAGAAGGCAAAGAAGGCAATGGTTGACGCTGCCAGACTTGCTGACGAGCTCCGCGCTGAACAGGATCATGCTCAAACACAGGAGAAACTCCGCAAGGCCCTTGAACAACAAATCAAGGAACTACAAGTGAGACTCGACGAAGCTGAAGCTAACGCTCTTAAGGGTGGTAAGAAAGCAATCCAGAAACTTGAACAGAGAGTACGAGAACTTGAAAATGAGCTGGATGGTGAACAGAGGAGGCATGCTGATGCTCAAAAGAACCTCCGTAAGGCCGAGAGACGCATCAAGGAGTTGACGTTCCAGGCTGAGGAGGACCGCAAGAACCACGAACGTATGCAAGACCTTGTTGACAAACTTCAGCAGAAGATCAAGACCTACAAGAGGCAGATCGAGGAAGCCGAAGAAATCGCTGCTCTTAACTTGGCCAAGTTCCGCAAAGCGCAGCAGGAGTTGGAGGAGGCCGAGGAAAGGGCAGACCTCGCCGAGCAGGCCATCAGCAAATTCCGTGGCAAGGGACGTGCGGGATCCACTGCGAGAGGAGTCAGTCCGGCG CCCCCACGTTCGCGCCCCGCGCTCGACGGTTTCGGCACCTTCCCACCAAGGTTCGACCTAGCGCCCGAAGATTTCTAA